CCGCAGAGGTCGGCCTGCTGTGCATGTACGATGGAATCGGGATCAGGCGATCCTCTCTGGGGATATCATGTTCGCCATGAGTTATGATCTGGTCCTGCGTTCGGATGTACAGCGTCTCAAAGAAGTGCACCAACTATTCACTGCGACCGCCAAGGAGGTATGTATCGGCCAACAGGTGGATATGGAATTCGAACAACGTGATGAGGTGCAGGAAGAAGAGTACTTGGAGATGATTCGATTGAAGACCTCCGTGCTCATAGGAGCAGCTGCTGCCATAGGCGCTCTATCTACCAAGGCTGATAGCGGACAGGTCAAGGCCTTCTATGATTTCGGACAGAATATAGGCGTGGCCTTCCAGATCCAAGATGACATACTGGATGCTTTTGGAGAGCAGGCGGCCGTGGGTAAACGTGTCGGAGGGGATATTCTTCAGAACAAGAAGACACTCCTATATCTCAGAGCATTGGACTCGGCCGATCCTGCTTCTGCTCAGCGCCTACGTGATCTATACTCGACCACTGATCAGAGTACTCAGAAGGTAGAAGAGGTGAAGGGGATCATGGATTCTTCCGGTGCTCTCGATCAGGTGCGCCAGGTTCAAGAACGTTATGTGGAGAAGGCCATGCGATCTCTCGAGAGAGTAGGACTGGATGATCATTGGAAAGCGGAATTCAAATCCCTAGCTGATCATCAACTTCAGCGCATCTCCTGAGCCATCCATCCTCCGCATCTGGAGAAACTATCACAAGTCGACCGTTTGTAAATCAGTTCAGTACAAGGCCCGGCAATTGATAGATTCGTTCTCGAATTGAAGCTTCAAGCCGAGCATATCCACAAACGCTACAGAGAGCACCGAGCCCTGGATGGAGTGAGCATCTCTGTGCCTGAGAAAAGCATTTTCGGCCTTCTCGGTCCCAATGGAGCAGGAAAGACTTCTCTGATTCGTATCATCAATCAGATCACAGGTCCGGATGAAGGACGTGTCCTCCTAAACGGTAGGCCGATCACACGGGACGATATCTCCGTGATAGGATACCTACCAGAAGAACGCGGGCTGTACAAGAAGATGAAAGTCGGAGAGCAGGCCATCTATCTGGCTCGATTAAAAGGGCTGAGTGCCTACGAAGCGCGCAAGAAAC
The genomic region above belongs to Flavobacteriales bacterium and contains:
- a CDS encoding polyprenyl synthetase family protein gives rise to the protein MEKILSYRPQIESYIDTFLAEHQGAIYEPVRYILELGGKRLRPALVLAAADSLGADLNRAVPLAAAIEVFHNFTLLHDDIMDEADSRRGRPAVHVRWNRDQAILSGDIMFAMSYDLVLRSDVQRLKEVHQLFTATAKEVCIGQQVDMEFEQRDEVQEEEYLEMIRLKTSVLIGAAAAIGALSTKADSGQVKAFYDFGQNIGVAFQIQDDILDAFGEQAAVGKRVGGDILQNKKTLLYLRALDSADPASAQRLRDLYSTTDQSTQKVEEVKGIMDSSGALDQVRQVQERYVEKAMRSLERVGLDDHWKAEFKSLADHQLQRIS